A single region of the Leptodactylus fuscus isolate aLepFus1 chromosome 5, aLepFus1.hap2, whole genome shotgun sequence genome encodes:
- the RXYLT1 gene encoding ribitol-5-phosphate xylosyltransferase 1, with the protein MRFTRKKFCCYVLVLVYCAFSFYAAYNVFFRPPNVSRVHRVVSKKEGGARGSLSFGNELWNPWEEDEKSHKSSHMKVEDNWKDLLNKDSHQEQVQLQVQIWGKAAIGQYLWQHILEGPLEPVDDTAHWREGKLRTGRTEISFITGPAVVPGYFSVEAQNVVLVLNGREETKIYFATQWLQYTQTLVDDHKLQHVAVVLLGNEQCNNNWILPYLKKSGGFVDVLYLVYDSTWINEEDVYQWPLGVATYRNFPIIDPSWSLVHDSRPYLCNFLGTVYGNSSREILMEVIRKEGLDQLCWISPRNEWQPQETNESFKSYHGALLQSDLTLSPVGINTECYRIYEACSYGSVPVVEDVMTQGNCGNSSIDSNAPLQLLKTYGAPFIFIKSWKELPAIINQEKNMSLQEKIHRRKRILEWYRQFRLKLKHKFIGTLEKAFLQKAK; encoded by the exons ATGAGATTCACCCGAAAGAAGTTCTGCTGCTATGTGCTAGTGCTTGTGTACTGCGCCTTCTCCTTCTATGCCGCCTACAATGTCTTCTTCCGACCCCCTAACGTGTCTCGGGTGCACAGAGTAGTGAGCAAAAAAGAAGGAGGTGCCAGAG GGTCTCTTTCTTTTGGAAATGAACTATGGAATCCTTGGGAAGAAGATGAAAAGAGTCATAAGAGTTCACATATGAAAGTAGAAGATAACTGGAAAGACCTATTAAACAAGGACTCCCATCAAGAACAAGTACAACTCCAGGTGCAAATTTGGGGCAAGGCTGCCATTG GGCAATACTTGTGGCAGCATATATTAGAAGGGCCACTTGAACCTGTTGATGATACTGCTCATTGGAGAGAGGGCAAGCTCAGAACTGGAAGAACTGAAATCAG TTTCATCACTGGTCCTGCAGTTGTTCCAGGTTACTTCTCCGTGGAAGCCCAGAATGTAGTTCTTGTTCTCAATGGCAGAGAAGAAACAAAGATTTATTTTGCTACGCAGTGGCTTCAGTACACACAGACTCTGGTTGATGACCATAAACTCCAACATGTTGCTGTAGTACTGCTAGGAAATGAACAGTGCAATAATAACTGGATCCTTCCCTATTTGAAGAAGAGTGGAGGGTTTGTGGACGTTCTATATCTTGTCTATGACAGTACTTGGATTAATGAGGAAGATGTTTACCAGTGGCCTCTAGGAGTAGCAAC GTACAGAAACTTTCCAATCATTGATCCAAGTTGGTCTCTTGTTCATGATTCACGGCCATACTTGTGCAACTTTCTAGGAACTGTCTATGGCAACTCTTCTAGAGAGATTCTTATGGAGGTTATAAGAAAGGAGGGTCTTGACCAGCTCTGTTGGATCTCACCCAGAAATGA GTGGCAACCGCAAGAGACTAATGAAAGCTTTAAGAGCTATCATGGTGCACTGTTGCAGAGCGACTTAACCTTAAGCCCTGTAGGCATAAACACTGAGTGTTACAGAATTTACGAGGCCTGTTCCTATGGCTCTGTTCCTGTAGTTGAAGATGTGATGACACAGGGAAACTGTGGAAACTCTTCTATTGACAGTAATGCTCCTTTACAACTCCTGAAGACTTATGGTGCCCCATTTATTTTTATCAAATCATGGAAAGAACTTCCTGCCATTATAAACCAGGAAAAAAACATGAGCTTACAAGAGAAGATTCATCGAAGAAAAAGGATTCTAGAATGGTACAGACAATTCAGATTAAAGCTCAAACACAAATTTATTGGAACGCTTGAAAAAGCATTTCTGCAAAAGGCTAAATGA